One window from the genome of Acidobacteriota bacterium encodes:
- a CDS encoding STAS domain-containing protein — translation MKIDKRQRDGATILDLQGRITIGEGDVALREAVHEAVGAGAVNILLNMGRVRTIDSSGVGELIAAYTTVTNRGGKLGLFALPRRVLGVLQITQLVTVLDIMQDEDEAVASVS, via the coding sequence ATGAAGATTGACAAGCGCCAGCGGGATGGAGCGACGATTCTCGATCTCCAGGGCAGGATCACCATCGGCGAGGGGGACGTTGCTCTGAGGGAGGCCGTTCACGAAGCGGTCGGTGCGGGCGCTGTGAACATTCTGCTCAACATGGGCCGCGTGCGGACGATCGACTCGTCCGGCGTCGGCGAACTGATCGCCGCCTACACCACGGTGACCAACCGCGGCGGCAAGCTGGGTCTGTTCGCGCTGCCGAGGCGCGTGCTCGGCGTGCTGCAGATCACCCAGCTGGTCACGGTGCTCGACATCATGCAGGACGAGGACGAGGCGGTCGCGTCGGTCTCCTGA
- a CDS encoding ATP-binding protein: MSAPSRQTIRLSVGSRYENIELVLAVVDEVLEPLEVDEESGYWMGIALREALTNAIKHGNAQDPEKKVEVALEVSADGIEITVEDEGSGFDPAAVEDPLAPDNLLKTQGRGIFYMRKFMDKIEYDFGAEGGTKVRLHKKFGGPRAGAEGDQGGAE, translated from the coding sequence GTGTCCGCACCCTCTCGGCAGACCATCCGGCTCAGCGTCGGCAGCCGGTACGAGAACATCGAACTGGTGCTGGCGGTGGTGGACGAGGTACTCGAACCGCTGGAGGTAGACGAGGAGAGCGGCTACTGGATGGGCATCGCGCTGCGGGAGGCGCTGACCAACGCGATCAAGCACGGCAACGCGCAGGACCCCGAGAAGAAGGTCGAGGTGGCGCTTGAAGTGAGTGCGGACGGGATCGAAATCACGGTGGAAGACGAGGGCAGCGGGTTCGACCCGGCCGCGGTGGAGGATCCGCTGGCGCCGGACAACCTGCTGAAGACACAGGGCCGGGGAATCTTCTACATGAGGAAGTTCATGGATAAGATCGAGTACGACTTTGGCGCCGAGGGCGGCACGAAGGTCCGGCTTCACAAGAAGTTCGGTGGTCCGCGCGCGGGCGCCGAAGGAGACCAGGGAGGAGCGGAATGA
- the dcd gene encoding dCTP deaminase codes for MIKPDHWIRAWGEGGGVSPFEPEQVNAASYDVRVGDHWICPTRDPEEFRGEKVKLFPNEVVLATTLEFVRIPRSVACDLKLKSTLGRLWINHSLAGWCDPGFEGNITLELQNLGPVPFVLDAGRRIAQLIFIAMESEPEIAYGEPGAKSKYQHQLGATRARS; via the coding sequence GTGATCAAGCCGGACCACTGGATCCGCGCCTGGGGCGAGGGGGGCGGGGTCTCCCCCTTCGAACCCGAGCAGGTGAACGCGGCCAGCTACGACGTCCGGGTCGGGGACCACTGGATCTGCCCCACGCGCGACCCGGAGGAGTTTCGCGGCGAAAAGGTCAAGCTGTTTCCGAACGAGGTGGTGCTCGCCACGACCCTCGAGTTCGTGCGCATCCCGCGCTCCGTGGCGTGCGACCTGAAGCTCAAGTCGACCCTGGGCCGGTTGTGGATCAACCACTCCCTGGCCGGCTGGTGCGATCCGGGCTTCGAGGGGAACATCACGCTCGAACTGCAGAACCTCGGTCCGGTCCCCTTCGTGCTCGACGCCGGCCGGCGGATCGCCCAGTTGATCTTCATCGCGATGGAATCGGAGCCGGAGATCGCGTACGGCGAGCCGGGCGCGAAGAGCAAGTATCAGCACCAGCTCGGTGCGACGCGGGCCCGGAGCTGA
- the glpX gene encoding class II fructose-bisphosphatase, whose protein sequence is MTGELRDHDFVAVTEAAAVAAAQTMGYGDRHHSDHVAVEAMRGVLAEMAIDGRVVIGEGERDRAPMLYVGEEVGRRAPGDLQVDFAVDPLEGTNLCATGASDAMAVLAASERGGLLHAPDIYMDKIVVGPTARGKVDLDAPVEDNLKAIAAAFDCAVSALTVVVLDRDRHRGLIDDIRTAGARIKLIGDGDLSTAIAAAVRGTGIHAVIGAGGAPEGVITAAAMRCLGGEIQGRLSALSDEQKRRLAEFDIEDPDRIYTTEELAPGEDILFCCTGVTGGDLLRGVRFFGDGFRTSTLTMSLKEGVIRFVETIHRGEDGGPVYFY, encoded by the coding sequence GTGACCGGGGAACTCCGCGACCACGACTTCGTCGCCGTCACCGAGGCCGCCGCGGTCGCGGCCGCCCAGACGATGGGATACGGCGACCGCCACCACTCGGACCACGTCGCCGTCGAGGCGATGCGCGGGGTCCTCGCGGAGATGGCGATCGACGGCCGGGTGGTGATCGGCGAGGGGGAGCGGGACAGGGCGCCGATGCTCTACGTCGGCGAAGAGGTCGGCCGCCGGGCCCCGGGCGATTTGCAGGTGGACTTCGCGGTCGACCCGCTGGAGGGGACGAATCTCTGCGCCACCGGGGCCTCCGACGCGATGGCGGTGCTCGCCGCGTCCGAGCGCGGCGGCCTGCTCCACGCGCCCGACATCTACATGGACAAGATCGTGGTCGGCCCGACCGCCCGCGGCAAGGTCGACCTGGACGCTCCGGTAGAGGACAACCTGAAGGCGATCGCGGCCGCCTTCGACTGCGCGGTCAGCGCCTTGACCGTGGTCGTTCTCGACCGGGACCGGCACCGGGGCCTGATCGACGACATCCGGACCGCCGGGGCGCGCATCAAGCTGATCGGGGACGGCGACCTGTCGACGGCGATCGCGGCGGCGGTCCGTGGCACCGGCATCCACGCGGTGATCGGCGCCGGCGGCGCGCCGGAAGGAGTGATCACGGCGGCGGCGATGCGTTGCCTCGGCGGGGAGATTCAGGGGCGGCTGTCGGCGCTTTCCGACGAGCAGAAGCGGCGGCTCGCCGAGTTCGACATCGAGGATCCCGACCGCATCTACACGACGGAAGAGCTCGCGCCGGGGGAGGACATCCTGTTCTGCTGCACCGGCGTCACCGGCGGTGACCTGCTCCGGGGCGTCCGCTTCTTTGGTGACGGCTTCCGGACGTCGACGTTGACCATGTCGCTCAAGGAGGGCGTCATTCGTTTCGTCGAGACGATTCACCGGGGCGAGGACGGCGGTCCCGTCTACTTCTACTGA
- a CDS encoding acyl-CoA dehydrogenase family protein, translating into MERFPGVDFMNFDSLLSGEERLIRDTVRQFVDERVKPIIEQCHREARSPMELAPELGDLNLFGANFTEYGLPGLGDVAYGLVMQELERGDSGIRSMVSVQSSLVMYPILTFGSKEQKDRFIPGLASGRMIGCFGLTEPDFGSNPSAMRTRARRDGDCWVLNGAKQWITNGSVADVAVVWARTDEGIRGFLVEKGTEGFVSAEQHGKFSLRASVTGELSFQNCRIPKGNILPGTRGIGSALQTLNQARYGICWGGLGSAMECYHTALEYARQRVQFAGQPIASHQLVQEKLAWMITEITKGQFLVYQLAGLKTAGTMEPQHVSMCKRNNVWVARECAKLAREILGANGISDEYPVVRHMLNIESVYTYEGTHDIHGLVIGAAVTGIPSFNPPMSRRQAREAATDRAPAAVAAGAGS; encoded by the coding sequence TTGGAGCGATTTCCCGGCGTTGATTTCATGAACTTCGACTCGCTGCTCAGCGGCGAGGAGCGGCTGATCAGGGACACCGTCCGTCAGTTCGTCGACGAACGGGTGAAGCCCATCATCGAGCAGTGCCATCGGGAGGCGCGCTCTCCGATGGAACTGGCGCCTGAGCTGGGCGACCTGAACCTGTTCGGGGCGAACTTCACGGAGTACGGGCTGCCCGGCCTCGGCGACGTGGCCTACGGGCTGGTCATGCAGGAACTCGAGCGCGGCGACTCGGGCATCCGGAGTATGGTCTCGGTGCAGAGCTCCCTGGTCATGTACCCGATCCTGACCTTCGGCTCGAAGGAGCAGAAGGACCGCTTCATTCCCGGACTGGCGAGCGGGCGGATGATCGGCTGCTTTGGCCTGACGGAGCCGGACTTCGGTTCGAATCCCTCGGCGATGCGCACGCGCGCGCGGCGGGACGGAGACTGCTGGGTGCTGAACGGCGCGAAGCAGTGGATCACGAACGGCAGCGTCGCCGACGTCGCCGTGGTGTGGGCGCGCACCGACGAAGGGATCCGCGGGTTCCTCGTCGAGAAGGGGACGGAGGGCTTCGTCAGCGCCGAGCAGCACGGCAAGTTCTCGCTCCGGGCCTCGGTGACCGGCGAACTCTCGTTCCAGAACTGCCGCATTCCGAAAGGCAACATCCTGCCGGGGACCCGCGGCATCGGCAGCGCGCTCCAGACCCTGAACCAGGCCCGTTACGGCATCTGCTGGGGCGGCCTCGGTTCGGCGATGGAGTGCTACCACACGGCGCTCGAGTACGCCCGCCAGCGGGTGCAGTTCGCCGGCCAGCCGATCGCCAGTCACCAACTCGTCCAGGAGAAGCTGGCCTGGATGATCACCGAGATCACGAAGGGACAGTTCCTCGTCTACCAGTTGGCGGGCCTGAAGACGGCCGGCACGATGGAACCCCAGCACGTCTCGATGTGCAAGCGGAACAACGTCTGGGTCGCGCGCGAATGCGCGAAGCTGGCGCGAGAGATCCTGGGCGCCAACGGCATCTCCGACGAGTATCCGGTGGTGCGCCACATGCTGAACATCGAGTCGGTCTACACCTACGAGGGCACCCACGACATCCACGGCCTGGTGATCGGCGCCGCGGTGACCGGCATCCCCTCCTTCAACCCGCCGATGAGCCGCCGGCAGGCGCGGGAGGCGGCAACCGACCGCGCACCGGCCGCTGTCGCCGCTGGGGCCGGTTCGTGA
- a CDS encoding CPBP family intramembrane metalloprotease, whose translation MTLVRFILPLVAGVACAWWIDRSTAARGLLPPRFGSATGEGLERRLAAMALLGLVLWIGVFAAVGQIGLPSVMDQIDFENLSPLRLFQMHAILVALLAAWLMLGYWRCGHGAGTVIMTQLGLRTRTGQSIPTEVGIGLGAGVVLWGGVLALVLLSALIVGAAGGFENLPNEAPQMVLWMGSLPLLLRLMVSLSAGVVEEVFFRGFLMPRAGFWLSNVLFVLGHMSYEQPFLLLGVALLSIAFSLLTLWRGNIWPAIVAHFLFDAIQLLIIVPSAAEAAGG comes from the coding sequence GTGACCCTGGTTCGATTCATCCTGCCACTAGTGGCGGGCGTCGCCTGCGCCTGGTGGATCGATCGCTCCACCGCGGCGCGCGGGCTTCTGCCGCCGCGTTTCGGAAGCGCTACCGGCGAAGGTCTTGAGCGCCGCCTCGCCGCCATGGCACTGCTGGGGCTGGTGCTCTGGATCGGCGTCTTCGCGGCCGTCGGCCAGATCGGGCTGCCGTCCGTCATGGACCAGATCGACTTCGAGAACCTCTCACCGCTACGGCTGTTCCAGATGCACGCGATTCTGGTCGCCTTGCTGGCGGCCTGGCTGATGCTCGGCTACTGGCGCTGCGGGCATGGCGCCGGCACCGTCATCATGACCCAGCTCGGCCTGCGCACCCGCACCGGTCAGTCGATCCCCACCGAGGTGGGAATCGGACTCGGCGCCGGCGTCGTGCTGTGGGGCGGCGTGCTGGCCCTGGTCCTGCTTTCGGCCTTGATCGTCGGCGCCGCCGGCGGCTTCGAGAACCTTCCCAACGAAGCGCCGCAGATGGTGCTCTGGATGGGGAGCCTGCCACTCCTCCTGCGGCTCATGGTGAGCCTCTCCGCCGGCGTCGTCGAGGAGGTCTTCTTCCGCGGCTTCCTGATGCCGCGAGCGGGCTTCTGGCTGTCGAACGTCCTGTTCGTGCTGGGCCACATGAGCTACGAGCAGCCCTTCCTGCTTCTGGGCGTCGCCCTGCTATCGATCGCCTTCAGTTTGCTGACCCTCTGGCGCGGCAACATCTGGCCCGCGATCGTCGCCCACTTCCTATTCGACGCGATCCAGTTGCTGATCATCGTGCCCTCAGCCGCTGAAGCGGCTGGAGGATAG
- a CDS encoding NupC/NupG family nucleoside CNT transporter gives MTGLIGLLVIPGIAWLLSTHRRQVRWRTVATGIGIQFVLALLILKTAPGEAFFEWATAAVTTFLEFADVGSEFVFGEEAVALVPFAFRVLPTIIFFSSVVAVLYHLGVIQRVVKVFAVVMTKVMGTSGPESLSASANIFVGQTEAPLLIRHYVGNMTRSELMAVMTGGFATVAGGVMAAYVGMGISAGHLIAASVMSAPAALVMAKLMIPETETDKVSAKADFKVKTPWANMIDAAAQGAGDGLKLALNVGAMLLAFIALVALINGLLGPVGGWIGLPGLNLEMILGFLFRPLAWVMGVPWVEADAVGTLLGLKTAANEFVAYSRFEDISAENQLSEKSRVIATYALCGFSNFSSIAIQIGGIGGIAPERKSELASLGLRAMIAGTLACLQTATIAGLLV, from the coding sequence ATGACCGGCCTGATCGGACTCCTGGTCATTCCGGGCATCGCCTGGCTGCTTTCTACCCATCGCCGGCAGGTCCGCTGGCGGACTGTCGCCACCGGCATCGGGATCCAGTTCGTCCTCGCGCTGCTCATTCTGAAGACGGCGCCGGGGGAGGCGTTCTTCGAGTGGGCCACCGCGGCTGTGACCACTTTCCTCGAGTTCGCCGACGTCGGTTCGGAGTTCGTCTTCGGCGAGGAGGCCGTGGCTCTCGTCCCCTTCGCCTTCCGCGTGCTGCCGACGATCATCTTCTTCTCGAGCGTCGTCGCGGTGCTCTACCACCTCGGCGTGATCCAGCGCGTGGTCAAGGTCTTTGCCGTCGTGATGACGAAGGTGATGGGTACCTCCGGCCCCGAGTCGCTGTCCGCCTCGGCCAACATCTTCGTCGGCCAGACCGAGGCGCCGTTGCTGATCCGCCACTACGTCGGCAACATGACCCGCTCCGAACTGATGGCGGTGATGACCGGCGGCTTCGCGACGGTCGCCGGCGGTGTCATGGCTGCCTACGTTGGCATGGGTATCTCGGCCGGCCACCTGATCGCGGCCAGCGTCATGTCGGCCCCGGCCGCCCTGGTCATGGCCAAGCTGATGATTCCGGAAACGGAAACCGACAAGGTCTCGGCGAAGGCCGACTTCAAGGTGAAGACGCCCTGGGCGAACATGATCGACGCCGCCGCCCAGGGCGCCGGCGACGGCCTGAAGCTGGCGCTCAACGTCGGCGCCATGCTGCTCGCCTTCATCGCCCTGGTGGCGCTGATCAACGGTCTGCTCGGGCCGGTGGGCGGCTGGATCGGGCTTCCGGGACTCAACCTGGAGATGATCCTGGGCTTCCTGTTCCGGCCTCTGGCCTGGGTCATGGGGGTGCCGTGGGTGGAAGCGGACGCGGTTGGAACGCTCCTCGGCCTGAAGACCGCGGCCAACGAGTTCGTCGCCTACTCCCGCTTCGAGGACATCTCGGCCGAGAACCAGTTGTCGGAGAAATCCCGTGTCATCGCCACCTACGCCCTGTGCGGCTTCTCGAACTTCTCGTCGATCGCGATCCAGATCGGCGGCATCGGCGGCATCGCCCCGGAACGCAAGAGCGAGCTGGCAAGCCTCGGCCTGCGGGCGATGATCGCCGGCACCCTCGCCTGCCTGCAGACGGCGACGATCGCCGGCCTGTTGGTCTGA
- the hflC gene encoding protease modulator HflC: MKRILGVLLVLVLLLLANLSLFVVREDRQAIITEFGRPVGDAIDTPGLKFKLPWRKAQYFDRRFLEWQGAAEELPTRDKVFIFVDTYARWRISDPLLFFQRLRDERGAQSRLDDILDGETRNAIANHDLIEVIRSSNREAAADESYPEAGGGLEEDAGGGLEEIVTGRDEIRQDILAAAQTRTDDLGIEVLDVQFRRINYGEQVEPDVFNRMISERQRIADRFRSQGQGRASEILGNMDRDLKRIESEAYRQATEIRGRADAEATEIYASAYNQSVQSRSFYEFLRTMEAFEKTIDPNTWLVVSTDSDYFSFLKASGP, translated from the coding sequence GTGAAGAGGATCCTGGGCGTTCTGCTGGTCCTGGTGCTGCTGCTGCTGGCCAACCTGTCGCTGTTCGTCGTGCGGGAGGACCGCCAGGCGATCATCACCGAGTTCGGCCGCCCGGTCGGCGACGCGATCGACACGCCGGGGCTCAAGTTCAAGCTGCCCTGGCGGAAGGCGCAGTACTTCGACCGCCGCTTCCTGGAGTGGCAGGGCGCGGCGGAGGAGCTGCCGACCCGCGACAAGGTGTTCATCTTCGTCGACACCTACGCCCGCTGGCGGATCTCGGATCCGCTGCTCTTCTTCCAGCGGTTGCGCGACGAGCGCGGCGCGCAGTCGCGGCTCGACGACATCCTGGACGGCGAGACCCGCAACGCGATCGCCAACCACGACCTGATCGAGGTCATCCGCAGTTCGAACCGCGAGGCGGCCGCCGACGAGTCGTATCCGGAGGCGGGCGGCGGCCTCGAAGAGGACGCGGGCGGCGGCCTCGAAGAGATCGTGACCGGCCGGGACGAGATCCGGCAGGACATCCTGGCCGCGGCGCAGACGCGTACCGACGATCTCGGCATCGAAGTCCTGGACGTTCAGTTCCGCCGCATCAACTACGGCGAGCAGGTCGAGCCGGACGTGTTCAACCGGATGATCTCGGAACGGCAGCGGATCGCCGACCGGTTCCGGTCGCAGGGCCAGGGCCGGGCGTCGGAGATCCTCGGCAACATGGACCGCGACCTGAAGCGGATCGAGTCCGAGGCCTACCGCCAGGCGACCGAGATCCGGGGCCGGGCCGACGCGGAGGCCACCGAAATCTACGCCTCGGCCTACAACCAGTCGGTCCAGTCGAGGAGCTTCTACGAGTTTCTGCGCACGATGGAGGCCTTCGAGAAGACGATCGACCCGAACACCTGGTTGGTCGTGTCGACCGACAGCGACTACTTCAGCTTCCTGAAGGCCAGCGGCCCTTAG
- the hflK gene encoding FtsH protease activity modulator HflK, whose translation MADNFGGGNSPLDLDNLGKAVRDRLGGLKIIAVVVVAGLLALSSVYTVQPEEVGVILRLGKYAGTRDPGLNFKIPVVDQLEKVPVRRQLKQEFGFRSESVAVRSSFVGNAEEANMLTGDLNAAVVEWVVQYRVVDPYQYLYRVRNLDDTFRDMSEAVMRKVVGDRTVNEVLTVGRAEIEGTVRRDLQELCDQYETGIDIDQVVLQSNNPPEPVKPSFNAVNQAEQELERLVNEAEAEYNRVIPRAEGQALQTIQQAEGYALDRVNRAQGDATRFNALYAEFRQAPEVTRKRLFIETMERVLPKVGRKIVVDEDVDGLTPIMSFEGVSTARTARQVAAQQAGEGTP comes from the coding sequence ATGGCAGACAACTTCGGCGGCGGGAACAGCCCGCTCGATCTCGACAACCTGGGGAAGGCCGTCCGCGATCGGCTGGGCGGCCTCAAGATCATCGCGGTGGTGGTGGTGGCCGGCCTCCTGGCCCTGTCCAGCGTCTACACGGTGCAGCCCGAGGAGGTGGGGGTCATCCTCCGTCTCGGGAAGTACGCCGGCACGAGGGATCCGGGCCTGAATTTCAAGATCCCGGTGGTCGACCAACTGGAAAAGGTGCCGGTCAGACGCCAGTTGAAGCAGGAGTTCGGCTTCCGCAGCGAGAGCGTGGCAGTGCGCAGCTCCTTCGTGGGCAACGCGGAGGAGGCGAACATGCTGACGGGCGACCTGAACGCGGCGGTGGTCGAGTGGGTGGTGCAGTACCGGGTCGTCGACCCGTACCAGTACCTGTACCGCGTTCGCAACCTGGACGACACCTTCCGCGACATGAGCGAGGCGGTCATGCGCAAGGTGGTCGGCGACCGCACGGTGAACGAGGTTCTCACGGTCGGCCGGGCCGAGATCGAGGGCACGGTCAGGCGCGACCTGCAGGAACTCTGCGACCAGTACGAGACCGGGATCGACATCGACCAGGTGGTGCTCCAGAGCAACAATCCGCCCGAGCCGGTCAAGCCGTCCTTCAACGCGGTCAACCAGGCGGAGCAGGAGCTCGAACGGCTGGTGAATGAAGCCGAGGCGGAGTACAACCGGGTCATCCCCCGGGCCGAGGGGCAGGCTCTGCAGACGATCCAGCAGGCGGAGGGCTACGCGCTCGATCGGGTCAACCGGGCCCAGGGCGACGCGACGCGTTTCAACGCCCTCTACGCGGAGTTCCGCCAGGCGCCGGAGGTGACGCGAAAGCGGCTGTTCATCGAGACGATGGAGCGGGTGCTGCCGAAGGTGGGCCGGAAGATCGTCGTCGACGAGGACGTCGACGGCCTGACGCCGATCATGAGCTTTGAGGGAGTCAGCACGGCGAGGACGGCGCGGCAGGTCGCGGCGCAGCAGGCCGGGGAGGGAACGCCGTGA
- a CDS encoding PD-(D/E)XK nuclease family protein: MARSGGSLAAMPPRFDDDARTLQLSVADLLDHRSARHLGFANRGGFERLWVGQAIHSRYQEQAMEREPTYRREVELSLEFVHRGWQVTLTGRADGVYTDEDGVLAIEEIKSVRPNTEPSPGLLATYRLQAAIYGFILHRSGADPLPVRAELVLIEIGTAGIERLDVELDWAELDNRIRAQLNALVQDYEAARAHRQRRQLAAERLEFPFHRPRPGQQEIIDRTGIAVEQREHLLVQAPTGLGKTAAVLFPVLREALARDLRVFVLTAKNTQQAMANRVIDLLNPERAFHALHLRAKARMCANDEIICHEDYCQYARDYYVKLQRSQLLPRLLEEHSLLEPDAIYDASKRDRVCPFEISLELGRQVQVVVGDYNYALDPFVKLTEFQGDADLSGTVLIVDEIHNLVDRGRGYYSPELTAQSCRDAAASLRRAGRGTEGGPTQRLRELCAGLEELIRDEVDLAVDLPDRNAVAEGAAPEEQLWRLRPAFDRGFVDYLEFRRDTRSFAANDAFVELYFKLLRFLNTLQLAASPKHAESFSFLFRRTAGEPSFSLLCKDASAFLGATINRCRSCIGLSATLQPFEFYRDLLGFDGARTSTLEVPSAFPAGNRRIVVDTSVTTTYRARDDNYGPIAERLSEFACSVPGNSMAIFPSYRFLAEVEERLPDCGRNVVVQQQTTSEARRQEVLDALTSPLAGDTLLLAVAGGVFSEGVDYPGDALLAVAVVGPCLPAVTVEQKLLQTYYDERFERGFEYAFVVPGMTRVVQAAGRLIRSADDRGVIALLDRRFLQRPYRKHLPAEWWPESEDADGAGLAGHPATTAAAFFSP, translated from the coding sequence GTGGCCCGTTCAGGCGGTAGTCTCGCCGCCATGCCGCCGCGCTTCGACGACGACGCGAGGACGCTCCAACTGTCCGTGGCGGACCTGCTCGACCACCGCTCCGCCCGACACCTCGGGTTCGCCAACCGCGGAGGATTCGAGCGGCTCTGGGTCGGTCAGGCGATCCACAGCCGCTACCAGGAACAGGCGATGGAGCGCGAGCCGACCTACCGGCGCGAAGTCGAACTCTCACTGGAGTTCGTTCATCGCGGCTGGCAGGTGACGCTGACCGGCCGCGCCGACGGCGTCTACACGGACGAGGACGGCGTTCTGGCGATCGAGGAGATCAAGTCCGTACGCCCGAACACCGAGCCCTCACCGGGCCTGCTGGCGACCTACCGGCTGCAGGCGGCGATCTACGGCTTCATCCTCCACCGGTCAGGCGCGGATCCGCTCCCGGTCCGGGCCGAACTGGTCCTGATCGAGATCGGCACCGCCGGGATCGAGCGGCTGGACGTCGAACTCGACTGGGCCGAACTCGACAACCGGATCCGGGCGCAGCTCAACGCCCTCGTGCAGGACTACGAGGCGGCGCGCGCACATCGCCAGCGTCGCCAGCTCGCGGCCGAACGGCTCGAGTTCCCCTTCCATCGACCACGGCCCGGCCAGCAGGAGATCATCGACCGCACGGGAATCGCGGTCGAGCAGAGGGAGCACCTGCTGGTCCAGGCGCCGACCGGTCTGGGCAAGACCGCGGCTGTCCTGTTCCCGGTCCTGCGCGAGGCGCTGGCGCGGGACCTCCGGGTGTTCGTCCTCACCGCGAAGAACACCCAACAGGCAATGGCCAACCGGGTGATCGACCTGTTGAACCCCGAGCGCGCCTTCCACGCGCTGCACCTGCGAGCCAAGGCCCGCATGTGCGCGAACGACGAGATCATCTGCCACGAGGACTACTGCCAGTACGCCCGCGACTACTACGTCAAGCTGCAGCGCAGCCAACTCCTGCCGCGCCTGCTCGAAGAGCACAGCCTGCTCGAGCCGGACGCGATCTACGACGCGTCGAAGCGAGATCGCGTCTGTCCGTTCGAGATCAGCCTGGAACTCGGGCGCCAGGTCCAGGTCGTCGTCGGGGACTACAACTACGCCCTCGACCCCTTCGTCAAGCTGACCGAGTTCCAGGGCGACGCGGACCTCTCCGGCACCGTCCTGATCGTCGACGAGATCCACAACCTCGTCGACCGCGGACGCGGCTACTACAGCCCCGAACTGACCGCGCAGAGCTGCCGGGACGCCGCGGCGAGCCTGCGCCGGGCGGGCCGCGGCACGGAAGGCGGGCCGACACAGCGCCTCCGGGAACTCTGCGCCGGCCTGGAGGAGCTGATCCGGGACGAGGTCGACCTGGCAGTCGACCTGCCCGACCGCAACGCCGTGGCTGAGGGAGCCGCGCCCGAAGAGCAACTCTGGCGCCTGCGGCCCGCCTTCGACCGCGGCTTCGTGGACTACCTGGAGTTCCGCCGCGACACCCGCTCGTTCGCCGCGAACGACGCCTTCGTCGAGCTCTACTTCAAGCTGCTCCGGTTCCTCAACACCCTCCAGCTCGCTGCCTCGCCGAAACACGCAGAGTCCTTCAGCTTCCTCTTCCGGCGCACCGCCGGTGAACCCAGCTTCAGCCTGCTCTGCAAGGACGCGAGCGCGTTCCTCGGCGCGACGATCAACCGTTGCCGCTCCTGTATCGGCCTCTCGGCGACCCTTCAGCCGTTCGAGTTCTACCGCGACCTGCTCGGCTTCGACGGCGCGCGCACCTCGACCCTCGAGGTGCCGAGCGCCTTCCCGGCCGGGAACCGGCGGATCGTCGTCGACACGTCGGTCACGACGACGTACCGAGCCCGCGACGACAACTACGGCCCGATCGCCGAGCGGCTATCCGAGTTCGCGTGCTCGGTGCCCGGGAACTCGATGGCGATCTTCCCCAGCTACCGGTTCCTCGCCGAGGTCGAGGAACGATTGCCCGATTGCGGCCGCAACGTGGTCGTCCAGCAGCAGACGACCAGCGAAGCGCGGCGCCAGGAAGTGCTCGACGCGCTGACCAGTCCGCTGGCCGGCGACACCCTGCTCCTGGCGGTGGCGGGGGGCGTGTTCTCCGAGGGCGTCGACTACCCGGGCGATGCCCTGCTCGCGGTCGCCGTCGTCGGCCCCTGCCTGCCCGCGGTGACGGTGGAGCAGAAACTCCTGCAGACCTACTACGACGAGCGCTTCGAGCGCGGCTTCGAGTACGCCTTCGTCGTGCCGGGCATGACCCGCGTGGTCCAGGCCGCCGGCCGGCTGATCCGTTCCGCCGACGACCGCGGCGTGATCGCCCTCCTCGACCGCCGTTTCCTCCAGCGGCCCTACCGCAAGCACCTCCCGGCCGAGTGGTGGCCGGAGTCGGAGGATGCGGATGGCGCCGGGCTCGCGGGTCACCCCGCGACCACCGCCGCCGCGTTCTTCAGCCCATGA